A DNA window from Arachis duranensis cultivar V14167 chromosome 3, aradu.V14167.gnm2.J7QH, whole genome shotgun sequence contains the following coding sequences:
- the LOC107480767 gene encoding homeobox-DDT domain protein RLT1 isoform X3 has translation MEGEGGSEGENNQRRGGTDDNSNENINGSNSKVANSNEGQSKPKRQMKTPYQLETLEKAYALETYPSEAMRAELSEKLALSDRQLQMWFCHRRLKDKKDLPPKKPPKKAVEKVREPEPEPVPDSPVDDHRLGPELGNEDGSGSGSGSSPFTRSESRSVAPRGYYESQQAALELRAISCVEAQLGGPLREDGPILGIEFDALPPDAFGAPLEQQKRPSHAYDSKVYERHNARPNKAMSRAFHEYQFLRNQAGPRSDGFGQYPQHHLHDPMEGPARNTHFAHGTEQLHRSHATQGHSSRVRILPQQDKQGIPHPSPPQDDDVASQKQLHTNVVNTGVNSHSTDYQIVGPENPYNPPGGQVSHITTMQIEKKRKSDDARSAREVEAHEMRIKKELEKQDNLRRKNEERMRKEMERQDRERRKEEERLMRERQREEERLRREQKRELERREKFLLKENLKAEKMRQKEELRKEKEAERRKAALEKATARRIAKESMELIEDEQLELMELAASSKGLSSIIHLDFDTLQNLESFRDSLCVFPPKSVKLRKPFAIQPWINSEENVGNLLMVWKFLITFADILELWPFTLDEFVQAFHDYDSRLLGEIHVALLKVIIKDIADVARTPSTGLGMSQNGAANSGGGHPEIVEGAYAWGFDIRNWHKHLNQLTWPEIFRQLALAAGYGPQLKKRNITWSYANDKDEGRSCEDIISTRGEGLTVLELAEKIQKSGLRDLTTSKTPEASISVALTRDAKLFERIAPSTYRVRTAFRKDPADAESILLEARKKIQIFENGFLAGEDADEVEREDDIERDDVERYDDVEREEESESEEVDDDPEVDDLLGPSSANKTSVLCDDFSSIGKESLGHKVELIQDQFEKDLPENGTKDVDGSKDAHLPDAITGQPVITNFEEDNMEIDESKTGESWVEGLAEGEYSDLSVEERLNALVVLVGVANEGNSIRVVLEDRLEAANALKKQMWAEAQIDKIRLRDDNVNKSDFPSINGNKVEPQYTSPAVGGNQSPLLDINIDNNNNNEASPSTAENKKAAVVQNLAMEKPSIGQDYCIGPDNPQTQLSAPYSKRSRSQLKSYISHMAEEMSVYRSLPLGQDRRHNRYWQFVASASCNDPGSGRIFVEYLDGNWRLIDSEEAFDALFNSLDLRGIRESHLRIMLQKIGSSFKENVRKNAQSANIGSRDETNIKNEADEAESSPDCHALSDSPSSTLCGLNSDTSETSSSFKIELGKSESEKKGAFRRYQDFQKWMWKECYNSSILSAMKYGKMRCKPQVDICDICLNPYFFEDSHCNCCHRTFPSNNGFNFSKHIFQCGGKLSKDICILDCSLPLRTRLLKALLAFIEASVPSEAFQSTWTEDTRRHWGLKLSKSSSVEELLQLLTVFERAIKRDFLSSSFSTTQELLGSSSMSESAFTDPESVAVLPWVPQTTSAVSLRLSEFDASISYVQLEKSEHRREKETIEYMKLPSRSNPFKSSRVVEPADLDHDEFMKVRSAPMKIVQSGNKRGRGNSDKGRGKKIAKRMHDSKQDTGRRSVKVTENLSQRLKQQGRGAQGQSGGRGRRTVRKRRVEKRAVEDLLLGHKAGTHSSNIVREPLRNLDEEWDDDEKASPMTSIHMGAVDNSNSAEEADSDDNAQVAESNDNAQAADSDENAQEVDSDDNPLEVDSDDNAQAVDSDDNGQAVEYDQGNWGIGFNNTPNRWSRDVVGMMDEDVEASDEDNDNNVGLEENEEEESEGDDVLSEEGSDGIADRVLNDDSDSDDSEDSSD, from the exons ATGGAGGGGGAGGGTGGTTCAGAGGGAGAGAATAATCAGAGAAGGGGTGGCACAGATGATAATAGCAATGAAAATATCAATGGAAGCAATAGCAAAGTTGCGAATTCCAATGAGGGGCAGAGCAAGCCCAAGCGCCAGATGAAGACACCCTATCAACTCGAAACCCTCGAGAAAGCTTATGCCT TGGAGACGTACCCTTCTGAGGCTATGAGGGCCGAGCTATCGGAGAAATTGGCGTTGTCTGATCGGCAGCTGCAGATGTGGTTTTGCCACCGGAGGCTGAAAGACAAGAAAGACTTGCCCCCCAAGAAGCCGCCGAAGAAGGCCGTGGAGAAAGTGCGGGAGCCAGAGCCTGAACCAGTGCCGGATTCCCCAGTGGATGACCACAGATTGGGCCCCGAGCTAGGCAATGAGGATGGATCCGGGTCTGGTTCTGGGTCAAGCCCGTTTACCCGGTCAGAGTCCAGGAGTGTGGCGCCACGGGGTTATTATGAATCACAGCAGGCTGCGCTCGAGCTCAGAGCAATTTCTTGTGTGGAGGCACAGTTAGGGGGGCCATTGAGGGAAGATGGACCCATTCTAGGAATAGAGTTTGATGCATTGCCACCAGATGCATTTGGGGCGCCCTTAG AACAGCAGAAGCGACCAAGTCATGCCTATGACAGTAAAGTTTATGAAAGACATAATGCTAGACCAAATAAG GCTATGTCAAGGGCATTCCATGAATATCAATTTCTACGGAACCAGGCTGGCCCCAGGTCTGATGGTTTTGGACAATATCCCCAACATCATTTACATGATCCGATGGAAGGTCCTGCAAGAAATACCCATTTTGCACATGGAACTGAACAGTTACATAGAAGTCATGCTACCCAAGGTCATTCTTCTCGAGTCCGTATTTTACCTCAACAAGATAAGCAAGGGATTCCTCATCCATCTCCTCCTCAAGATGATGATGTTGCTTCCCAAAAGCAATTGCACACAAATGTAGTGAACACTGGAGTGAACTCTCATTCTACTGATTACCAAATTGTTGGGCCCGAAAATCCCTATAACCCACCAGGTGGACAAGTTTCCCATATCACTACAATGCAGATTGAGAAAAAACGAAAG AGTGATGATGCTAGAAGTGCAAGGGAAGTTGAAGCCCATGAGATGAGGATCAAGAAAGAGCTTGAGAAACAAGATAACCTTAGACGAAAG aATGAAGAGCGAATGAGGAAAGAAATGGAGAGACAAGATCGTGAAagaaggaaggaagaagaaaggttGATGCGTGAGAGACAGCGAGAAGAGGAAAGATTAAGGCGTGAGCAAAAACGTGAGCTCGAACGAAGGGAAAAGTTTTTGCTgaaagaaaatttgaaa GCTGAGAAAATGAGGCAAAAGGAAGAGCTTCGCAAAGAGAAAGAAGCAGAGAGACGCAAAGCTGCCTTGGAGAAGGCAACTGCTCGTAGAATAGCCAAGGAATCCATGGAACTAATTGAAGACGAACAACTGGAATTGATGGAGCTTGCTGCTTCAAGCAAGGGATTGTCCTCTATAATTCATCTTGATTTTGATACTCTGCAAAACCTTGAATCATTTAGGG ATTCATTGTGTGTTTTCCCACCTAAGAGTGTAAAGCTAAGAAAACCATTTGCGATCCAACCCTGGATTAACTCAGAAGAGAATGTTGGCAACCTTCTCATG GTTTGGAAATTTTTGATTACTTTTGCTGATATTCTTGAGTTGTGGCCTTTTACTCTCGATGAGTTTGTGCAAGCTTTTCATGATTAT GATTCAAGACTGTTGGGTGAAATACATGTTGCTCTCCTTAAGGTGATAATAAAAGACATTGCAGATGTTGCAAGGACACCTTCCACTGGATTAGGAATGAGCCAAAATGGTGCAGCTAATTCAGGAGGTGGCCATCCAGAGATTGTGGAAGGG GCATATGCATGGGGCTTTGACATACGTAATTGGCATAAGCACTTAAATCAGTTGACATGGCCAGAAATTTTTCGACAGCTAGCATTAGCAGCAGGTTATGGACCACAgttgaagaaaagaaatattacATGGTCATATGCAAATGATAAAGATGAG GGCAGGAGTTGTGAAGATATCATTTCTACACGTGGTGAAGGATTGACAGTACTAGAACTTGCAGAAAAAATTCAG AAATCCGGCCTTCGGGACCTGACAACTAGCAAGACACCGGAGGCCTCGATTTCTGTCGCTTTGACAAGAGATGCTAAGCTTTTTGAAAGAATAGCTCCATCGACATATCGCGTACGTACTGCATTTAGAAAGGATCCAGCGGATGCCGAGTCTATTCTTTtagaagcaagaaagaaaattcAGATATTTGAAAATGGGTTTCTAGCTGGTGAAGATGCTGATGAGGTTGAACGAGAAGACGATATTGAAAGAGATGATGTTGAAAGATATGATGAtgtagaaagagaagaagagtcAGAAAGTGAAGAAGTTGATGATGATCCTGAAGTTGACGATTTGCTAGGTCCTTCAAGTGCTAACAAAACATCTGTTCTGTGTGATGATTTCTCATCTATTGGAAAAGAAAGTTTGGGTCATAAGGTAGAACTTATTCAAGATCAGTTTGAGAAGGATCTTCCGGAGAATGGTACTAAGGATGTGGATGGTTCTAAAGATGCTCATCTTCCAGATGCTATCACTGGACAACCCGTTATTACAAACTTTGAGGAAGATAATATGGAAATTGATGAAAGCAAGACTGGAGAGTCATGGGTTGAAGGGCTTGCAGAAGGAGAATATTCTGATCTCAGTGTAGAGGAACGTTTAAATGCTCTTGTTGTATTGGTTGGTGTAGCAAATGAAGGAAATTCAATCCGCGTTGTTCTTGAG GATCGTTTGGAAGCAGCAAATGCTCTGAAGAAGCAAATGTGGGCAGAAGCTCAGATAGATAAAATTCGACTGAGAGATGATAATGTAAATAAATCAGATTTTCCATCTATCAATGGGAATAAAGTTGAACCACAATACACAAGTCCTGCTGTGGGGGGGAACCAAAGCCCATTGCTTGACATAAACattgacaataataataataatgaggcATCGCCTAGCActgcagaaaataaaaaggcTGCAGTTGTACAGAACCTTGCCATGGAAAAGCCCTCAATAGGTCAAGATTACTGCATTGGTCCAGATAACCCTCAAACTCAACTATCTGCTCCCTATTCGAAAAGGTCTCGTTCTCAGTTGAAATCATATATTTCTCACATGGCAGAAGAGATGTCCGTATACAGGTCTTTACCCCTTGGTCAAGATCGCAGACATAATCGCTATTGGCAATTCGTTGCATCTGCTTCTTGCAATGATCCTGGCTCTGGCAGGATCTTTGTTGAATATCTTGATGGCAATTGGAGGCTTATTGATTCTGAAGAG GCCTTTGATGCTCTTTTTAATTCACTGGATTTGCGTGGGATCAGGGAATCTCATTTGCGCATAATGTTGCAAAAGATTGGAAGTTCCTTCAAAGAAAATGTTAGGAAGAATGCACAATCTGCCAATATTGGAAGCAGAGATGAaactaatattaaaaatgaagCTGATGAAGCAGAGTCCAGTCCTGATTGCCATGCATTGTCTGACAGTCCCAGCAGTACACTCTGTGGCTTGAACTCTGATACATCTGAAACTTCTTCATCATTCAAAATTGAGCTTGGGAAAAGTGAGAGTGAGAAGAAAGGTGCCTTTAGAAGGTATCAAGATTTCCAGAAATGGATGTGGAAAGAATGCTATAACTCATCCATATTATCTGCAATGAAATATGGGAAAATGAGATGCAAACCTCAGGTGGACATCTGTGATATCTGCCTCAACCCTTATTTCTTTGAAGACTCCCATTGCAATTGTTGCCATCGTACTTTTCCCTCAAATAACggatttaatttttcaaaacatATATTTCAATGTGGGGGCAAGTTGTCCAAAGATATTTGTATTCTGGATTGTTCTCTTCCCTTGCGGACAAGATTGCTTAAGGCCCTGCTGGCTTTTATTGAG GCATCTGTTCCCTCCGAAGCATTTCAATCAACTTGGACAGAAGATACTAGAAGGCATTGGGGTTTGAAGTTAAGCAAATCATCTTCTGTCGAGGAACTTCTTCAG TTATTGACTGTGTTTGAGAGAGCAATAAAGCGAGATTTTTTATCGTCATCCTTCTCAACAACACAAGAATTGTTGGGATCAAGCAGCATGTCAGAGAGTGCTTTTACCGATCCTGAATCTGTTGCTGTACTTCCATGGGTTCCACAGACCACCTCAGCTGTGTCTCTCAGACTCTCTGAGTTTGATGCGTCCATTAGCTATGTTCAGCTTGAAAAATCTGAGCATCGCAGGGAGAAAGAAACTATAGAATACATG AAGCTTCCTTCAAGATCTAATCCTTTCAAATCTAGTAGAGTAGTGGAACCAGCAGACTTGGACCATGATGAATTCATGAAAGTTAGGTCTGCTCCCATGAAAATTGTACAAAGTGGCAATAAACGTGGACGGGGGAATAGTGATAAAGGACGGGGTAAAAAGATAGCTAAAAGAATGCATGATTCCAAACAAGATACTGGCCGCCGCAGTGTTAAGGTCACAGAGAATCTTAGTCAAAGACTAAAACAGCAGGGGCGAGGAGCACAAGGACAAAGTGGTGGACGTGGTCGCCGAACTGTCAGGAAAAGACGAGTGGAAAAGAGGGCTGTTGAAGATTTGCTGCTGGGCCACAAGGCTGGCACACACAGTTCCAATATTGTTAGAGAACCATTGAGAAACCTGGATGAGGAATGGGACGATGATGAAAAGGCAAGTCCCATGACTTCCATCCACATGGGGGCTGTCGACAATAGTAACAGTGCCGAAGAGGCAGATTCTGATGACAATGCTCAAGTAGCAGAGTCCAACGACAATGCTCAAGCAGCAGATTCGGATGAAAATGCTCAAGAAGTGGATTCCGATGACAATCCTCTAGAAGTGGACTCAGATGACAATGCTCAAGCAGTGGACTCGGATGACAATGGCCAAGCAGTGGAATATGATCAAGGAAACTGGGGAATAGGTTTCAATAACACCCCCAACAGGTGGAGTAGGGATGTGGTTGGAATGATGGATGAAGATGTAGAAGCTTCAGACGAGGACAATGACAACAATGTTGGGCTTGAAGAGAACGAAGAGGAAGAATCAGAGGGTGATGATGTTTTGAGTGAGGAGGGTTCAGATGGAATTGCAGATAGAGTTTTGAATGATGACTCGGACTCTGATGATTCTGAAGATTCATCTGATTAG